The DNA sequence CGCAGCGCCTCGGCAATCCCGAGGAGTTCGCGGTCCAGGATGGTGCGGGTGGCCTCCGGAGTGACGTCGCGGGGGGTCACCCCCGTGCCGCCGACCGACACCACGAGGTCAACACCCCCGATGACGGCGGTGTTGAGGGCGTTGCGGATCTCCACCTCGTCGGCCGCGACCACCACGACACCGTCGACCACGAAGCCCGCCTCAGCGAGCAGCTCGGTGACCAACGGTCCGCTGTGGTCCTCCTCATCGCCGTGCGCGGTGCGGTCGTCGACCACGACGACGAGGGCACGGCCCACCAGCTCCCCTGGCTGTTCCATGGAACTCACCGTATATCCGGCGGCCGACATCGCGGCACCCGCATCGGCCAGCGTCATCGGAAGTTCACCCACGACGCGGATCACTGGGTCGCCTTGCCCAGGGTGACCTGCACCGTCTTGTCACCGCCGGACGGCGCGGTGTAGGTCAGGGTGACCTTGTCGCCGGGCGCCCGCGATCGGACGGCAGCCACCAGGGCGTCCGCACTACCGATGATGCGGTCGTTGACCTTGGTGACGATCACTCCGCTGGGCAGACCGGCGGTGTCGGCCGCCCCGCCCTTGGTGACGTCGACGATCTTGGCCCCGTGGGTGGTGGCGTCGTTGCTCACCTGCACGCCCAGCGAGGCATGGGAGGCCTTACCGGTGCTGATCAGTTCGTCGGCGATGCGCTTGGCCTGATCCACCGGGATGGCAAAGCCGAGCCCGATCGAACCGCTCTGGGCATCCGGTGAGTCGCCGCCGATGGTGGCGATCGCCGAGTTCACGCCGACGAGTTCACCGGCCATGTTGACCAACGCACCACCGGAGTTTCCGGGGTTGATCGCGGCGTCGGTCTGGATGGCGTCGAGCACGGTGTTCTGGTTCTTAACGTCGCCGCCGGTGGCCACCGGACGGTTGAGCGCGCTGACGATGCCGGTGGTGACGGTGCCTTCCAGACCCAACGGCGACCCGACGGCGACCACGTCCTGGCCGACCCGCAGGTTCGCCGAGGAGCCCAGGGTGATCGGGGTCAGACCGGAGATGCCCTGCACCCGCACGACCGCGATATCGCTGGCGGGATCGGTGCCCACCACGGTGAACGGTGCGGTACGTCCGTCGGCGAAGGTGACCGTGGTGGTCGGGGCACCGCCCGCACCAGCGGGCCCTCCCGGACCGCCGGGGCCACCCGAACCGCCGGGGGCTCCCGGCATACCGGGGTCACCGGGGGCGCCGGGCGCACCCGGCAGGCCGGGGATGACCGGCGGGGCGGCGGGGGCGCCGCCCTGGCCCTTGTCGGCGGCCGCTGCCACAACGTGGTTGTTGGTCAGGATCAGGCCGTCGGAGGACAGGATGATGCCGGAGCCCTCCTCGGACTGACGGCCGAACTCCGTCTCCAGCTTCACCACGCTGGGCACCACCTTGGCGGCGACCTGTTCGACGGAACCGGCAGGCAGGTTGGCGGCGGGGACGTTGGCCGGGCCATTGGGTCCAGCGTTGGTGATGCTGGTGACCGGCTGGTGGTCCGGGTGGGCCAGCAGCACCACGGTGCCGCCGATTCCGGCCGACACCACGGCGATCGCCAGTGCACCGGCGGTCAGGGCACCTGCCCGCGACCGCTGACGTGGCGGGGGCGGCGGAATGAGCACCGGGCCACCGGCCGGGTTTCCAGCCAGGTTTCCAGCCGGGTTTCCTTGGCGCGCAGCGGCATACGGGTCATAGGGCTGGCGGTACTGCGGGTGCGACTGCTGCGTCGCGTAACGCCAGTCGTAGGGCTGCTGGTAACCGGCCTGGGGTGCCTGGGAATACCCAGGGGCCGCATGCGGATTCGGCGTCGTGTGGCCGGGCTGCTGCTGCGGCGTGTACCTCGAGGGGTCGGTCATGATGTCAGGTCGCTCTTTCTCTTCACGAGACGCACAAAACGTTGTTCTCAGCTTGCCTTGTACTACTGAGAATCGACTGAGATAACACTCGGCACAGTCGAGGGTTTTTTCTCCGATGCGCCCATGTGGCCGTTCGGATTCGGTATCCGGCTGGTGATTTCGCTCTCAGCGGAGTCCGGGTACGTCGACGGGGCGATCGGCTGGCCGGGCAGCAGCACGAAGAACGAGGTACCCGGTGGCTGTCCGCCCGGGACGGTATCGGCGATCCGGATCATGCCGCCGTGTTTGACCACGACCTGCTTCACGATCGCCAGTCCCAGCCCTGAACCGGGCATCGCACGCGCCGAGGCCGAACGGTAGAACCGCTCGAACACCAGCCCCCGCTCCTGGGGCGGAATCCCAGGACCCTGGTCGGAGACCACGAGTTCGGCATGCGCGGCGTCGACCTGACGCAGCCGCACCCCCACACGCCCGCCCGACGGACTCCACTTGGCGGCGTTGTCGAGCAGGTTGAGCACGGCACGGGACAGCCCGGCGACGTCGCCGAATACCTGCCAACCGATCACGTCGACGTCGAACTGGACATCGTTGCGCCGCCTGCGGGCCCGCTCCAGGCTGCGGTCGATGACCTCGCTCATGTCGATCGCCTCGTGGACAACGCCGCCGGCATCATCACGGGTGAGATCCACCAGATCGCCTACCAGAGTGGACAATTCCTCGATCTGAGCGATGACGTCGGTACGCAGATCGGTCATCTCGTTGTCCGGCAACTGCGGGGCGCCCGGCGTCGACGACGCGATCAGGAGCTCGACATTGGTC is a window from the Mycolicibacterium anyangense genome containing:
- a CDS encoding MogA/MoaB family molybdenum cofactor biosynthesis protein — protein: MTLADAGAAMSAAGYTVSSMEQPGELVGRALVVVVDDRTAHGDEEDHSGPLVTELLAEAGFVVDGVVVVAADEVEIRNALNTAVIGGVDLVVSVGGTGVTPRDVTPEATRTILDRELLGIAEALRASGLSAGITDAGLSRGLAGISGSTLVVNIAGSRYAVRDGMATLNPLAAHVIGQLSSLEI
- a CDS encoding S1C family serine protease: MTDPSRYTPQQQPGHTTPNPHAAPGYSQAPQAGYQQPYDWRYATQQSHPQYRQPYDPYAAARQGNPAGNLAGNPAGGPVLIPPPPPRQRSRAGALTAGALAIAVVSAGIGGTVVLLAHPDHQPVTSITNAGPNGPANVPAANLPAGSVEQVAAKVVPSVVKLETEFGRQSEEGSGIILSSDGLILTNNHVVAAAADKGQGGAPAAPPVIPGLPGAPGAPGDPGMPGAPGGSGGPGGPGGPAGAGGAPTTTVTFADGRTAPFTVVGTDPASDIAVVRVQGISGLTPITLGSSANLRVGQDVVAVGSPLGLEGTVTTGIVSALNRPVATGGDVKNQNTVLDAIQTDAAINPGNSGGALVNMAGELVGVNSAIATIGGDSPDAQSGSIGLGFAIPVDQAKRIADELISTGKASHASLGVQVSNDATTHGAKIVDVTKGGAADTAGLPSGVIVTKVNDRIIGSADALVAAVRSRAPGDKVTLTYTAPSGGDKTVQVTLGKATQ